The sequence gggagcagggctgctgcaacctctccctgctctgcagcctgcctgctgccggCAGCATCTCCTACAGCTGGtcctgccccggggctgccctggctgggaaCCAATCCTGGCTGCACCTGGAGGTCCAGGAAGGTGCTGAGGCCGTCCTGTGCCACTGCAATGCCAGCAACCCTGTGAGCTGGGTGGTGGCCAGCACTGATGTCTCAGCTGCctgccaagctgcagcctcaggtAGTTTGCTCCCCAGCCAAGCAGAGGTTTGGggtcccagcagcctccacGGCCTCTGGTGCCcccctcctggggcagggggagctgtggggggcatgGTGGTGCCAGCAGAATGTGTggaatcctggaatgggtttGGCTGGCAGAGACCTCTCAGGTCCTGGAGGCCAAgcctggacccagccctgccagggcagcaccaagccgtggccctcagcaccacagccctgcagggcctccaccactgccctgggcagctttggGCCATCAGAggtcttccctcctcctctcctcccttcccagggCGCTGGTGGatgctggctgtgcccctggctctgctgctggccatcTCCATagcccttggagccttctgctgCCGGAGGAGGAAGCCACAGAAGGACCTCCCAGAAGGTTTGTCCCTGGgtgagggggtttgggggggggggggttagctgtggggggggttggctctgcctgccctgccctcctcctgcctgctgccctgctcctaaCCTCCTCCACCCTGACCCTGGGCTTCTCCCTTCTGCCAGGGTGAGGTGGGATGAGCCTTGGGACCCTCtcaccctgaccccccccctcccctgccaggccctgcagaGGCCACCAAGCCTCTGctggtgcagggtgctgcaggctgaggagcaggatgaagccCCCCCAGCAAGCCCGGGCACCTGTGTCCCAACCTGGAGGTCTCATCCCATGGGATCTGGGGAGACCTCTTTGGATGGTCCTCAGctcttcccatccctccctccctcccccctgccgGTGATGCAGGTCGGCCCAGTCGCCAGGggacctcctcctccttctcctcttccctttctcctccacctcctccttctctccacctcctcctccttctcctccttcctcctcctccttctcctccttcctcctcctccttctcctccttcctcctcctccttctcctccgtcctcctcctccttctcctccttccttctcctccttcctcctcctccttctcctccttcctcctccttctcctccttcctcctcctccttctcctccttcctcctcctcctccttctcctccttcctcctcctccttctcctccttcctcctcctccttctcctccttcctcctcctccttctcctccttcctcctcctccttctcctccttccttctcctccttctcctcctccttctcctccttcctcctccttctcctccttcctcctcctccttctcctccttccttctcctccttcctcctcctccttctcctccttcctcctcctccttctcctcctccttcctcctccttctcctcctccttctcctccttcctcctccttctcctccttcctcctcctccttctcttccttcctcctcctccttcctccttcttcttccttcctcctcctccttcctccttctcttccttcctcctcctccttctcctcctccctcctcctccttcctcctcctcctcctcctgctttgctttgcttgagGCCTGAACCCCTTCCTCAGCTTAGGGGAGCTCAGGAATGTCCCCCCCTTgactccccctccccagggcacgACGAGCAGATGCTGACTGTCTACGAGGAGGTAGGCAAAGCCCGAGCCAGCCAAGCCCTGgtgagtgctgggggaggggaggggagggagggatgtcCCTTGGCTGTCCCCCTCCCCcgtgctgcccagagggatgtGGCCTCTGGCAGGgtgtcccccacccccccagctgtgtcctctcaccagcctgggtttgctttctgccccctccccagaacggcagcagccagagccccgCGGCAGGCAGCACCATCTACGCCCTGGTCTCCACCAAGGCACAGGTAGGggcttctcccctctccctctcccccttcccctctccccttcccctcctccccttcccctcctccccttcccctctcccccttcccctctccctttcccctctccccctctccttcccctccttcccttcccctccttcccttcccctccttcccttcccctccttctccccttcccctctccccctcccctctccccttcccctctccccttcccctctccccttcccctctccccctcccctccttctccccttcccctctccccctttcccctctccccttcccctctccccctttcccctctccccctccccccacacttgggggttgtttttccaCCTCCACCCtgagcctttccccccccccagcaggacCCCAACCGACCTCAGGACCCCCAGAGCTCCACCATCTATGCCACAGTTCAGGCCACCAGGAAGGTGAGGTGGAGCTGGTGGGACCTCAGATCCCTTCAGAGTGGGCAcaggaccccccccagcccccgggGGTGGGTTCCtcactcccccccacccccttgctCCTGGGCTAACAGCAGCTTCGACCCCCTGCAGTCTCCTtccctgaggaggaagaggctgaaCCCAGCTTTGGTCTCCACTGCCTACACAGAGGTActgggcatggggagggggagaccctgggtggggggagggggctgtgggggtctgCTGGCGGGGTCCTGAGCCTCACCCATCCCCTTGCAGGCACCAGGAGCTCCTTGATGCCCTCtgcagacctcacctccagctcctgctggccgccaccacctctcccagagcctccccaggaccttcccctccccccgggGGACCTCTTCTGCCAGCACCCAGAGACCACCCAGACCTCAGCTGAACAaaactttggggggggggagggggctttggggagggggcttgctCAGGATGGAGAAGGTCCCACACGGGTTTGAGGTGCGGGCAAgacccagccccaagcccttccctcctcagccaggctgctgccagggcttaAAGCAGGAGCCGGACCCCGGCCGAGGGGAAAGGTCTGAAGGAGACACCAGAGAGCCccgggagggggcggggggagggggagggggtgggcaacaagcccctccccctccccacctccccaccctcccccccccgccgctGGGCTGCCTTAATTTATGCTAATGAGCTGCTGCTCGCGGGCTTCCTGCGCAGCCCTTCGCTCCCTGCCCGGGAGCTGCTTCGCCCTCTCccggctgccctccagcagccccccgccccccgccccccgccccgggccgcGCAGGGGGCTGGGGATCCGCTGGATCCCTCGCCGGTGATCCAGCCGCGGCGGCGGTGGGGGCGGTGAGCTCCTACCGACGTCTCCCCCCTACCCCCTACCGACGTCTCCCCCCCACTCCCTACCGAcgtctccccccaccccctaccgacgtctccccccaccccctgccgacgtctcccccccaccccctaccgACGTCTCCCCCCATCCCCTACCGACGTCTCCCCCCATCCCCTACCGAcgtctccccccccccccctaccgacgtctccccccaccccctaccgACGTCTCCCCCCTACCCCCTACCGACGTCTCCCCCCATCCCCTACCGACGTctccccccactccctgccgacgtctccccccaccccctaccgacgtctccccccaccccctgccgacgtctccccccccaccccctgccgacgtctcccccaccccctgccgaCGTCTCCCCCCACTCCCTACCGAcgtctccccccaccccctaccgacgtctcccccccaccccctaccgacgtctccccccaccccttgccgacgtctccccccaccccctgccgacgtctccccccaccccctaccgacgtcccccccaccccctgccgacgtctccccccaccccctaccgacgtctccccccaccccttgccgacgtctccccccaccccttgccgacgtctccccccaccccttgccgacgtctccctcccaccccctgccgaCGTCTCCCCCATCCCCTACCGACGTCtcccccccactccctgccgacgtttccccccaccccttgccgacgtctccccccaccccctaccgacgtctccccccaccccctgccaacCTCTCCCCCCCCAACTCCGGCCCCTGCCGCGGTGCCATCAGCGCTCCAGCGCCAGGGGCTGGCATTAAACTGGGTCAGGGCTCAGCGGGCGCCGCCGGCTCCCTTTTGTTCGGGGCTGGGGTcggccccggggctggggggggtggggagggggctgcgtGGGAAGACTCCGACGGCcgttttcctcccccccccccccgacgcGGGGGTCGCTCCGCTCCGTGCAGCCCTCGGCCGCTGCCGACCGAAGCCCCCGGAGATGACTTTGGGGGAAGGAATCCAGGCCGGGATTCATCTCCCGGCTCGGAAAGCtctgcccccccctcccccccgccggGAGGGCAGCGAGCTGGGGGTcggagcagggctctgccctcccctctcctgcagTTGTTGTGGGGTGGAGAAGAGCTTCAGGGTCCCGGAGtccaaccctgccctggcactgccccagggcaccaccagcccagggccctcagcaccacagctctggggctgggggaaggagactccagggatggagactccagcactgccctgagcagcctgggccaggctctcaacacccccccagggccctcagcaccacagctctggggctgggggaagcctcctccagggctggagactccagcactgccctgggacagcctgggccaggctctcaccaccctcctggccctcagcaccacagctccggggctggggaagccctccagggatggagactccagcactgccctgagcagcctgggccaggctctcaacaccctcctggccctcagcaccacagctctggggctgggggaaggagactccagggatggagactccagcactgccctggggcagcctgggtcaggctctcaccacccccccagggccctcagcaccacagctccggggctgggggaagcctcctccagggatggagactccagcactgccctgagcagcctgggtcaggctctcaccaccctcctggccctcagcaccactctgcccccagcctgtagctctgcctggggttgctgtggccaaggtgcagcccctggcacttgttgggtgccatcctgttggcctctgcccctctgcccagcctggccaggtccttctgcagagcccttctgccccctgactgctcccagcttggggtCAGCTGCAAatgtgctgctggctgactccatcccctcctccagctcatcaatgaggatattgatcaggctggggcccagcactgatccctccccccggtgcctggctgccagctggctgtggcaccattcaccaccagaatgagggggggatggggggtaAAGGGGGGGGCTCAGGGGCCTGTGGGTGTCcccacagagctctggagctgctgcctgccctcagtCATtatctgggggggggaggaggggggcagcAACAGAGGCTTTGGGGTTCCCCCTCCGACACGGAAGCGGAACCCCGCCGCCTCCAGCCACGCAGctgccacccccccagcccccttcctgCTTTCACTTCAAGGGTGCTGGCAGAGGGGTGCaggtctgggggtggggggtcctCAGGGAGCAGCTTGCCCGGTGAGGAAGGTTCCCACcatgagccctgggggtgggcaCCACGAGGAGACGGCAGCGGAGCTCCCGGCgctgcttctcttcctcctcttcgtTGTgcaaggtggggggagggggaggggggggggttcctcggggcaggggggcaggggtgggggagggtggtgggttgtgggggggggggggtggtggagcaccATGGAGATGTGCCTGTGGGGAGGAATTAGGGGGTGAGCCTGTGGGGAGGACCTTGGGGGTGAGCCTGTGGGGAGGACCTTGGGGGTGAGCCTGGGGAGGACCTTGGGGGTGAGCCTGTGGGGAGGACCTTGGGGGTGAACCTCTGGGGAGGACCTTGGGGGTGAGCGTCTGGGGAGGACCTTGGGGGTGAGCCTGGGGAGGACCTTGGGGGTGACCCTCTGGGGAGGACCTTGGGGGTGAGCCTCTGGGGAGGACCTTGGGGGTGAGCCTGGGGAGGACCTTGGGGGTGAACCTCTGGGGAGGACCTTGGGGGTGAGCTTCTGGGGAGGACCTTGGGGGTGAGCCTCTGGGGAGGACCTTGGGGGTGAGCTTCTGGGGAGGACCTTGGGGGTGAACCTCTGGAGAGGACCTTGGGGGTGAACCTCTGGGGAGGACCTTGGGGGTGAGCCTGGGGAGGACCTTGGGGGTGAGCTTCTGGGGAGGACCTTGGGGGTGAACCTCTGGAGAGGACCTTGGGGGTGAACCTCTGGGGAGGACCTTGGGGGTGAGCTTCTGGGGAGGACCTTGGGGGTGAGCCTCTGGGGAGGACCTTGGGGGTGAGCTTCTGGGGAGGACCTTGGGGGTGAACCTCTGGAGAGGACCTTGGGGGTGAACCTCTGGGGAGGACCTTGGGGGTGAGCCTGGGGAGGACCTTGGGGGTGAGCTTCTGGGGAGGACCTTGGGGGTGAGCCTGTGGGGAGGACCTTGGGGGTGAACCTGAGGAGGACCTTGGGGGTGAGCCTGTGGGGAGGACCTTGGGGGTGAGCCTGGGGAGGACCTTGGGGGTGAGCCTGGGGAGGACCTTGGGGGTGAACCTCTGGGGAGGACCTTGGGGGTGAACCTCTGGGGAGGACCTTGGGGGTGAGCCTGGGGAGGACCTTGGGGGTGAGCCTGTGGGGAGGACTTTGGGGATGAACCTCTGGGGAGGACCTTGGGGGTGAGCCTGTGGGGAGGACCTTGGGGGTGAACCTCTGGAGAGGACCTTGGGGGTGAGCTTCTGGGGAGGACCTTGGGGGTGAGCTTCTGGGGAGGATCTTGGGGGTGAGCTTCTGGGGAGGACCTTGGGGGTGAACCTCTGGAGAGGACCT comes from Dryobates pubescens isolate bDryPub1 chromosome 41, bDryPub1.pri, whole genome shotgun sequence and encodes:
- the CD244 gene encoding natural killer cell receptor 2B4; amino-acid sequence: MPLGGGCRCPPAWLLLLCQGLLAAGGRAAGHQGCQEQAVAAPGALRLLPKEPREPWQELAWKLNLDKERQQRILEVRNGTATSFPSPFAGRVTFQWPEPSLQLSPTSAADSGLYLVEFGHPSGAVTTFCFQVVVWEPLPQPLLETHIVHREQGCCNLSLLCSLPAAGSISYSWSCPGAALAGNQSWLHLEVQEGAEAVLCHCNASNPVSWVVASTDVSAACQAAASGRWWMLAVPLALLLAISIALGAFCCRRRKPQKDLPEGHDEQMLTVYEEVGKARASQALNGSSQSPAAGSTIYALVSTKAQQDPNRPQDPQSSTIYATVQATRKSPSLRRKRLNPALVSTAYTEVLGMGTLRSLPGSCFALSRLPSSSPPPPAPRPGPRRGLGIRWIPRR